A genomic window from Mesosutterella faecium includes:
- a CDS encoding LysR family transcriptional regulator, whose amino-acid sequence MDRLLNLQAWEVFFSLLRTGSISATAIEMNISCSAVSKLVQSLEKSLGCQLFDRSRRPFLPTPRALELESSVSPIVASLKSAIETCTEGPRKIMLRIAAPPDLVVDFLSMQIMRYCLSHENLSVELSISPKLEDVLEGSVDAALLQRPVSSAGLVVRPCITCSCYPLASPAYLKKNGTPQTLDDLKQHTGLLLRWNGEPPTQFLYNRDGVPSKMLSWNRAFVADNQVTLRSWAIAGCGITLDLAASHVIEELKAGQLVPVLKQWHRQNWELCVVTRADREKASQELKNFATWWASKEGLDSMSRVVAGTAFVKKIMKEAGESLFDDPRGARPGDAAA is encoded by the coding sequence ATGGACAGACTGCTCAACCTGCAGGCCTGGGAAGTGTTTTTTTCGCTGCTTCGGACCGGAAGCATTTCCGCGACGGCAATCGAAATGAACATCTCCTGCTCCGCGGTGTCAAAGCTGGTCCAGTCTTTGGAAAAAAGCCTGGGCTGCCAGCTCTTCGACCGGTCGAGGCGCCCCTTCCTGCCGACGCCGCGGGCCCTGGAGCTCGAGTCCAGCGTGAGCCCCATCGTGGCCTCGCTTAAAAGCGCCATTGAGACCTGCACGGAGGGCCCTCGCAAGATCATGCTGCGGATCGCCGCGCCGCCCGACCTGGTCGTCGACTTCCTTTCCATGCAGATCATGCGCTACTGCCTCAGCCACGAGAACCTCAGCGTGGAGCTGAGCATCAGCCCGAAGCTCGAGGACGTCCTCGAAGGCAGCGTCGACGCAGCCCTGCTGCAGCGCCCCGTGAGCAGCGCGGGGCTGGTGGTGCGGCCCTGCATCACCTGCAGCTGCTACCCCCTCGCCTCGCCCGCCTACCTGAAGAAAAACGGCACCCCGCAGACGCTCGACGACCTGAAGCAGCACACCGGGCTGCTGCTGCGATGGAACGGGGAGCCTCCCACGCAGTTCCTTTACAACAGGGACGGGGTGCCTTCCAAAATGCTCTCTTGGAACCGGGCCTTCGTCGCCGACAACCAGGTCACTCTGCGCAGCTGGGCCATCGCCGGCTGCGGCATCACGCTTGATCTGGCGGCCTCGCACGTAATCGAGGAGCTCAAAGCCGGACAGCTTGTGCCCGTGCTCAAGCAGTGGCACCGGCAGAACTGGGAGCTTTGCGTCGTGACGCGCGCGGACCGTGAAAAGGCCTCCCAGGAACTTAAGAATTTCGCAACCTGGTGGGCCTCCAAGGAAGGCCTCGACTCCATGTCACGGGTCGTGGCGGGGACCGCCTTTGTCAAAAAAATCATGAAAGAGGCAGGCGAGAGTCTGTTCGACGACCCGCGGGGCGCCCGGCCCGGAGACGCCGCGGCCTGA